Proteins encoded in a region of the Bacillus thermozeamaize genome:
- a CDS encoding dioxygenase: protein MLPSVFICHGAPTLVLEDNRYTRFLSQLAHEWERPQGIIVFTAHWESPVISITHTDQPYETIHDFYGFPREMYHIRYPAKGSTGLSQRIQQLLANEGLHAELDAHRGLDHGVWVPLRLLYPQADIPVVAISVNPARPPAEQYRIGRALAPLRREDILILGSGATVHNLRALEWNRRLPEDVVPWAASFDDWLIRHVTAWDRETLFDYAQQAPYAKLAVPTAEHLMPLFLAMGAADDKREARLLHRSYDYGTLSMIALQFGGNSVHKESPILGA, encoded by the coding sequence ATGTTGCCATCCGTATTCATCTGTCACGGCGCGCCCACTCTGGTTCTGGAAGACAACCGGTATACCCGCTTTCTCAGCCAGTTAGCTCATGAATGGGAAAGGCCGCAAGGCATCATCGTATTCACGGCGCACTGGGAGAGCCCGGTCATTTCAATCACTCACACCGATCAACCCTATGAAACCATTCACGATTTCTACGGGTTCCCAAGGGAAATGTATCACATCCGCTATCCCGCCAAAGGGTCAACCGGATTATCCCAACGCATCCAGCAACTGCTGGCAAACGAGGGATTGCACGCAGAGCTGGATGCCCATCGCGGATTGGACCATGGCGTGTGGGTCCCTTTGAGACTGCTCTATCCGCAAGCAGATATTCCCGTGGTGGCCATCTCCGTCAATCCGGCACGGCCACCGGCGGAACAGTACCGCATAGGAAGGGCATTGGCCCCCTTGCGCAGGGAGGACATCCTGATCCTCGGCAGCGGCGCCACGGTTCACAATCTGCGGGCGCTGGAATGGAACCGGCGCCTTCCGGAGGATGTCGTCCCCTGGGCCGCCTCCTTTGACGACTGGCTCATCCGGCACGTGACGGCCTGGGATCGGGAGACCTTGTTTGACTATGCGCAGCAGGCCCCGTACGCCAAACTGGCCGTCCCGACCGCAGAGCACTTGATGCCCCTTTTCCTGGCCATGGGCGCTGCCGATGACAAGCGCGAAGCCCGCCTGCTGCACCGCAGTTACGATTACGGGACGCTCAGCATGATTGCGCTGCAGTTTGGCGGCAACAGCGTCCACAAGGAATCGCCAATCCTCGGCGCTTGA